Proteins encoded by one window of Bacillus sp. DTU_2020_1000418_1_SI_GHA_SEK_038:
- the glnA gene encoding type I glutamate--ammonia ligase: protein MAKFTKEDIRRISDEENVKFIRLQFTDILGTIKNVEIPISQLEKALDNKMMFDGSSIEGFVRIEESDMYLFPDLDTWVVFPWTAEKGKVARLICDIHNADGTPFQGDPRNNLKRILKEMEEMGFTDFNLGPEPEFFLFKLDQNGDPSLELNDNGGYFDLAPTDLGENCRRDIVLELEEMGFEIEASHHEVAPGQHEIDFKYADALTACDQIQTFKLVVKTIARKHGLHATFMPKPLFGVAGSGMHCNVSLFKEGKNAFFDDKGNLQLSDYARQFIAGILKHSTGFTAVTNPTVNSYKRLVPGYEAPCYVAWSAQNRSPLVRIPSSRGISTRVEVRSVDPAANPYLAMAVLLKAGLDGIKHGLIPPASVDRNIYVMSKEERMAEGIDDLPSTLAEALDKLKANEVIVSALGGHIFEHFVEAKEIEWDMFRTQVHPWEREQYMTMY from the coding sequence ATGGCAAAGTTCACGAAAGAAGACATTAGAAGAATTTCAGATGAAGAAAACGTTAAATTTATTCGTCTCCAGTTTACTGATATATTAGGAACGATTAAAAACGTTGAAATCCCGATCAGTCAGCTAGAAAAAGCTCTTGATAATAAAATGATGTTTGATGGTTCCTCCATTGAAGGTTTTGTTCGTATTGAAGAATCTGATATGTATTTATTTCCAGATCTAGATACATGGGTTGTTTTTCCATGGACTGCTGAGAAGGGAAAGGTTGCTCGTCTAATCTGTGATATTCATAATGCAGATGGAACACCATTCCAAGGGGACCCGCGAAATAATTTAAAACGTATTTTGAAGGAAATGGAAGAAATGGGTTTTACGGACTTTAATCTTGGACCTGAGCCAGAATTCTTCTTATTCAAGCTTGATCAGAATGGAGATCCATCTCTTGAACTGAATGATAATGGTGGCTACTTTGATCTTGCTCCTACAGATCTTGGTGAAAACTGCCGCCGAGATATCGTTCTTGAACTAGAAGAAATGGGTTTTGAAATTGAAGCATCTCACCATGAGGTAGCTCCAGGACAGCATGAAATTGATTTCAAATACGCGGATGCCCTAACAGCTTGCGACCAAATTCAAACATTTAAATTAGTCGTAAAAACGATTGCTCGTAAACATGGCCTTCATGCTACATTTATGCCAAAGCCTCTTTTCGGTGTGGCAGGATCAGGGATGCACTGCAATGTGTCTCTATTTAAAGAAGGGAAAAATGCCTTCTTCGATGATAAGGGCAATTTGCAGCTAAGTGATTATGCCCGCCAATTTATTGCAGGTATTTTGAAGCATTCAACAGGCTTTACTGCTGTTACTAATCCGACAGTAAATTCCTATAAGCGGTTGGTGCCAGGATATGAAGCACCATGCTATGTAGCTTGGTCAGCACAGAACCGTTCTCCATTAGTGCGCATACCATCATCAAGAGGAATAAGCACACGTGTAGAGGTTAGAAGTGTTGATCCAGCTGCAAACCCTTATCTTGCAATGGCTGTCTTATTAAAAGCTGGACTGGATGGCATTAAGCATGGCCTTATTCCACCTGCATCTGTTGACCGAAACATTTATGTTATGAGTAAAGAAGAAAGAATGGCTGAAGGAATTGATGATCTTCCTTCAACATTAGCAGAAGCACTTGATAAGCTGAAAGCAAATGAGGTTATCGTTTCAGCATTAGGCGGACATATTTTTGAACACTTTGTAGAGGCAAAAGAGATTGAGTGGGATATGTTCCGTACGCAAGTGCATCCGTGGGAGCGGGAGCAGTATATGACGATGTATTAA
- a CDS encoding DUF4257 domain-containing protein, whose product MYLNIFFAVLIGGLVGAAGHISKEGRIIKPRKTKKFIYLGYLEEVILGGLAAACLVTFYEPDSAFKVVSLSIIAGLGGDTLLKCLEFLKLRKEDRNQ is encoded by the coding sequence ATGTATTTGAACATTTTCTTCGCTGTTTTGATTGGTGGACTTGTCGGTGCTGCAGGACATATTAGTAAAGAAGGAAGAATAATTAAGCCTAGAAAAACAAAAAAATTCATTTACCTCGGGTATTTAGAAGAAGTTATTTTAGGTGGACTTGCTGCTGCTTGTTTAGTCACTTTTTACGAGCCTGATTCAGCATTTAAAGTTGTTTCCTTATCAATTATTGCCGGTTTAGGCGGAGACACTCTGCTTAAATGTCTTGAATTCTTAAAATTAAGAAAAGAAGATCGGAATCAATAG
- the lexA gene encoding transcriptional repressor LexA encodes MAKLSKRQQDILNFIKDEVKQKGYPPSVREIGEAVGLASSSTVHGHLARLESKGLIRRDPTKPRAIEILDLEGTVQAPDYKIVNVPIVGKVTAGQPITAIENVEEYFPLPERLAPDAEQVFMLEIMGESMMEAGILDGDYVIVRQQQTANNGDIIVAMTEDDEATVKRFFKEKDYIRLQPENSTMEPIILRNVSILGKVIGVYRQIH; translated from the coding sequence ATGGCGAAATTATCAAAAAGGCAGCAGGATATATTAAATTTTATTAAAGATGAAGTTAAACAAAAAGGTTATCCACCATCTGTTAGAGAAATTGGCGAAGCAGTAGGTTTAGCCTCTAGCTCTACTGTCCATGGCCACCTTGCTAGATTAGAAAGCAAAGGCTTAATCCGGAGAGATCCAACGAAACCGCGCGCTATTGAAATATTAGATTTAGAAGGAACTGTACAGGCCCCTGATTATAAGATCGTAAATGTGCCTATTGTGGGAAAAGTAACAGCTGGTCAGCCAATAACAGCTATTGAAAATGTTGAGGAATATTTTCCTCTGCCTGAAAGACTGGCACCTGATGCAGAGCAGGTTTTTATGCTTGAAATTATGGGTGAGAGTATGATGGAGGCAGGAATACTAGACGGGGATTATGTCATTGTAAGGCAGCAGCAAACAGCTAATAATGGTGATATTATTGTTGCGATGACTGAGGATGACGAAGCAACTGTTAAGAGATTTTTTAAGGAAAAAGATTATATTAGACTTCAGCCAGAAAACTCTACAATGGAACCAATTATTCTTCGTAATGTTTCCATTTTAGGCAAGGTGATTGGCGTATATCGGCAGATTCATTAG
- a CDS encoding LysM peptidoglycan-binding domain-containing protein — protein sequence MKKLWNQYSYAIILFVLSFLTVFIVINQLGESENINYMKITVNDGDTLWQIAEDFSTNHELTAMEFINWVERNNGISGERIFPGDELVIPVLEDYSSQVHTELASSH from the coding sequence ATGAAAAAATTGTGGAATCAATATTCGTATGCTATTATTCTATTCGTTTTAAGCTTTCTTACTGTATTCATCGTAATTAATCAGCTTGGAGAATCTGAAAATATAAATTATATGAAAATCACTGTTAATGATGGTGATACACTATGGCAAATAGCTGAAGACTTTTCAACGAATCATGAATTAACAGCAATGGAGTTTATTAACTGGGTCGAGCGGAATAACGGAATTTCGGGGGAAAGGATCTTTCCAGGAGATGAACTCGTTATTCCTGTATTAGAGGATTATTCTTCACAAGTGCATACCGAGTTAGCAAGTTCCCATTAA
- a CDS encoding recombinase family protein, with product MKAIIYCRVSTTKESQETSLARQEEELTELANKNGFEIVQVIREQASGYGLDRDGIIELLSLIKDKDVKYVLIQDETRLGRGNAKMAILHCILKEGVSLYSVSHNGELQLSESDSMVLNIVSLVEEYQRKIHNIKIKRGMKRAVQKGYRPEKNLTNLGIHSGRDRIEVPIEEIVRLRNNELTFSEIAATLTGLGYQISKATVHRRYQEYIDTKTEIKK from the coding sequence ATGAAAGCAATTATTTACTGCAGGGTAAGCACAACTAAAGAATCACAGGAAACCTCACTTGCTAGACAAGAGGAAGAATTAACAGAGTTAGCAAATAAAAATGGCTTTGAAATTGTTCAGGTAATTCGTGAACAGGCCAGCGGCTATGGTTTAGATCGCGATGGAATTATTGAGCTTCTCTCACTGATTAAAGATAAAGACGTAAAATATGTTCTCATCCAGGATGAGACTAGACTTGGCAGAGGCAATGCAAAGATGGCTATTCTACACTGTATATTAAAAGAAGGTGTTTCATTATATAGTGTTAGCCATAACGGGGAGCTTCAGCTTTCTGAGTCGGATTCAATGGTATTAAATATTGTGAGTTTAGTAGAGGAATACCAGAGAAAAATACATAATATTAAAATAAAGCGGGGAATGAAGCGTGCAGTTCAAAAAGGATACAGACCTGAGAAAAATCTTACAAATCTAGGCATACATTCTGGCAGGGATCGTATTGAGGTTCCGATTGAAGAAATAGTAAGACTTAGGAACAATGAACTGACATTCTCAGAAATTGCAGCAACCCTAACAGGCCTTGGTTATCAAATATCAAAAGCTACAGTACATCGAAGATACCAGGAATACATAGATACAAAAACAGAAATTAAAAAGTAA
- a CDS encoding DUF896 domain-containing protein — MLPKDKLDRINALARKAKEVGLNETEAKEQSALRKEYLQTFRSSMLTTLKGVTIVDPKGNDVTPEKLKKIQKNKDLLH; from the coding sequence ATGCTGCCAAAAGATAAACTAGATCGAATTAATGCGCTTGCAAGGAAAGCAAAGGAAGTAGGATTAAATGAAACAGAGGCCAAGGAACAGTCAGCACTTCGCAAAGAATATTTGCAGACCTTTCGATCATCTATGCTGACTACACTTAAAGGTGTTACCATTGTTGACCCTAAAGGAAATGATGTTACACCTGAGAAACTTAAAAAGATTCAAAAAAACAAAGATCTTTTACATTGA
- the tkt gene encoding transketolase encodes MFDQNDALSISSIRTLSIDAIEKAKSGHPGMPMGAAPMAYTLWTQFMNHNPKNPQWFNRDRFVLSAGHGSMLLYSLLHLSGYDVSMEDIKNFRQWGSKTPGHPEFGHTPGVDATTGPLGQGIAMSVGMAMAERHLAAVYNKNQFNMVDHYTYSICGDGDLMEGVSAEAASLAGHLNLGRLIVLYDSNDISLDGDLNKSFSESVEQRFKSYGWQYLRVEDGNNLTEIANAIEEAKQDINHPTLIEVKTVIGYGSPNKSGKSDVHGAPLGADELKLTKEAYKWTFEEDFYVPEEVYEHFRKLVVEQGEKKEQEWNDLFSQYRNEFPELASQLEQVITGELKQGWANDIPAYEEGKSIASRASSGEALNAIAKNLPSFIGGSADLAGSNKTMIKGTADFTPETFDGKNIWFGVREFAMGAALNGMALHGGLKVFGGTFFVFSDYLRPAIRLAALMKLPVTYVFTHDSIAVGEDGPTHEPIEQLAALRAMPNLSVIRPADGNETAAAWKLAVESKDKPTALVLTRQDLPTLKGTKETAYDGVSKGAYVVSPASKETADALLIASGSEVSLAVEAQKALEADGISAAVISMPSWDRFEAQSKEYKESVIPKDVKKRLAIEMGSSLGWHRYAGDEGDVLGIDQFGASAPGEKIMAEYGFTVENVVARVKSLL; translated from the coding sequence ATGTTTGATCAAAACGATGCTTTATCCATAAGTTCCATCCGTACATTATCTATCGATGCAATTGAAAAAGCAAAATCAGGTCACCCGGGTATGCCAATGGGAGCTGCGCCAATGGCTTATACACTTTGGACTCAATTTATGAATCATAATCCTAAAAATCCTCAGTGGTTTAATCGCGACCGTTTTGTTCTGTCAGCAGGCCACGGTTCCATGCTTCTATATAGCCTTCTTCATCTTTCGGGATACGATGTATCAATGGAAGATATTAAGAACTTTAGGCAATGGGGAAGCAAAACACCAGGACATCCTGAGTTTGGTCATACGCCAGGTGTAGATGCAACTACTGGTCCTCTTGGACAAGGAATAGCTATGTCAGTTGGAATGGCAATGGCTGAACGCCATTTAGCAGCTGTATACAACAAAAATCAATTTAATATGGTTGACCATTATACATACAGCATTTGCGGTGACGGGGATTTAATGGAAGGGGTTTCCGCTGAAGCAGCATCTCTTGCTGGCCATCTTAACCTTGGGAGATTAATAGTGCTTTACGACTCCAATGATATTTCCCTTGATGGCGACTTAAATAAGTCGTTCTCTGAAAGTGTAGAACAAAGATTTAAATCATATGGCTGGCAATACTTAAGAGTGGAAGACGGGAACAATTTGACTGAAATCGCAAATGCGATTGAAGAAGCGAAGCAAGATATTAACCATCCAACACTTATTGAAGTAAAAACAGTCATCGGCTATGGCTCACCAAACAAGTCTGGAAAATCTGATGTTCATGGAGCTCCTCTTGGGGCAGATGAATTAAAGTTAACGAAGGAAGCTTATAAGTGGACCTTTGAAGAAGACTTCTACGTTCCTGAAGAAGTGTATGAGCATTTCAGAAAGCTTGTAGTGGAACAAGGAGAAAAGAAAGAGCAAGAATGGAATGACTTATTCTCTCAATACAGAAATGAGTTTCCTGAGCTCGCAAGTCAGCTCGAGCAAGTAATCACTGGTGAGCTTAAACAGGGATGGGCAAATGATATCCCTGCTTATGAGGAAGGAAAAAGCATTGCGAGCCGTGCATCATCTGGAGAGGCATTGAATGCCATTGCCAAAAACCTTCCGTCCTTTATCGGAGGATCTGCGGACCTTGCAGGTTCAAATAAGACGATGATTAAGGGTACAGCAGACTTTACACCAGAGACTTTTGATGGAAAAAACATTTGGTTTGGTGTTCGTGAATTTGCAATGGGAGCTGCATTAAATGGAATGGCTTTACATGGTGGATTAAAAGTTTTTGGAGGTACCTTCTTTGTATTCTCTGACTACCTGCGTCCGGCCATTCGTCTTGCAGCGTTGATGAAGCTGCCAGTTACGTATGTGTTTACACATGATAGTATTGCGGTTGGTGAAGATGGACCAACACATGAACCAATTGAACAATTAGCTGCTTTGAGAGCAATGCCTAATCTATCTGTTATTCGTCCTGCAGATGGAAATGAAACAGCAGCAGCTTGGAAATTAGCGGTTGAATCGAAAGATAAACCGACAGCCCTCGTATTAACGAGACAAGATCTGCCAACATTAAAAGGTACAAAAGAGACAGCATACGATGGCGTTTCAAAAGGCGCATATGTTGTATCACCTGCTAGCAAAGAAACAGCTGATGCATTATTAATTGCTTCTGGATCAGAGGTAAGCTTAGCAGTTGAAGCCCAGAAAGCTTTAGAAGCTGATGGTATATCTGCAGCAGTTATCAGTATGCCTTCATGGGATCGTTTTGAAGCTCAATCGAAGGAATACAAGGAAAGTGTAATTCCTAAAGATGTAAAGAAAAGATTAGCGATTGAAATGGGTTCTTCTCTTGGATGGCACCGCTATGCTGGAGATGAGGGAGATGTCCTTGGCATTGATCAATTTGGTGCATCTGCTCCTGGCGAAAAAATTATGGCGGAATATGGTTTCACAGTTGAAAATGTTGTGGCCCGTGTAAAATCATTATTGTAG
- the sirA gene encoding sporulation inhibitor of replication protein SirA, with translation MRSYQLYLIEDEFASHYFGRERMFFQLFQEFEHAAGTMEYILARQIQYITKPIPGLKLHQYINQQLYRNKDFLTNKGIYYIEMGKRSRAKLEIKDRCLLLEASGNYDAETIFFEVLRKSESSFLAIDTEHHRYGWLKPIKERKLV, from the coding sequence ATGAGATCCTATCAGTTATATTTAATTGAAGATGAATTTGCCTCCCATTATTTTGGCAGGGAGAGAATGTTTTTTCAGTTATTTCAAGAATTCGAGCACGCAGCTGGTACTATGGAATACATACTGGCTAGACAAATTCAATATATAACAAAGCCGATACCGGGATTAAAACTCCATCAATATATTAACCAGCAATTGTATAGAAATAAAGATTTTTTAACAAATAAAGGGATATATTATATTGAGATGGGAAAAAGAAGTAGAGCTAAACTAGAAATTAAAGACCGCTGCCTGCTTTTAGAAGCGAGTGGAAATTATGATGCTGAAACCATCTTTTTTGAGGTGCTAAGAAAAAGCGAATCATCTTTTCTTGCGATTGATACTGAACATCATCGATACGGTTGGCTAAAACCAATTAAGGAAAGAAAATTAGTTTAA
- a CDS encoding YneF family protein, translated as MWTYILVGILALLAGLALGFFIARKYMMSYLKKNPPINEQMLKMMMMQMGQKPSQKKINQMMAAMNKQTK; from the coding sequence ATGTGGACTTATATTCTAGTTGGTATCCTAGCACTTCTTGCTGGTTTAGCACTAGGATTTTTCATTGCTCGAAAATATATGATGAGCTATTTAAAGAAAAATCCGCCAATTAATGAACAAATGCTAAAAATGATGATGATGCAGATGGGTCAAAAGCCATCTCAGAAGAAAATCAATCAAATGATGGCAGCCATGAATAAGCAAACAAAATAA
- a CDS encoding ABC transporter transmembrane domain-containing protein, with protein MRVFLDLMWFFKQEKKAYLIGILMLLLVALLQLVPPKVIGIFVDHVKDQTLTWNNLFQLLGALIGAAVLMYALRYYWRIMIFGSAVKLSKLLRNKLYHHFTTMSQSFYQKKRVGDLMAHATNDLQAIQQTAGAGVLTLVDSLATGGFVIIAMAATISWKLTLISLIPMPLMAILTSWYGTMLHKRFHKAQEAFSALNDKTQESVTGIKVIKTFGQENEDIEDFRKQSEDVVKKNISVARVDSLFDPTISIIVGISFFLSIAFGAKFVLNNEMTIGELVSFTTYLGLLIWPMLAFGWLFNIVERGRASNDRVTSLLSEKVDIYDLPNALEVVPSGDVEFNLSKFTYPEDKKPLLKDIHFTLKRGETLGVVGRTGAGKTTLLKLLIREFEGYEGSIMFAGNPLSHYQIDKLREAIGYVPQDHFLFSATIAENIAFTKPLADIEEIYAAARLANIHDDILLFTDGYETVVGERGVSLSGGQKQRISIARALLMQPEVLILDDSLSAVDAKTEEAILSALRQEREGKTTIITAHRLSAIQHANLIIVLDNGKIVQRGTHEQLMCENGWYKEMYLQQQLEELVEQGG; from the coding sequence ATGAGAGTATTCTTAGATTTAATGTGGTTCTTTAAACAAGAGAAAAAAGCTTATTTAATAGGTATCCTAATGTTATTGCTTGTAGCTTTGCTGCAGCTTGTTCCCCCTAAAGTGATAGGTATTTTTGTTGATCATGTTAAGGATCAAACTTTAACTTGGAACAACCTTTTTCAATTATTAGGTGCTTTAATTGGTGCTGCCGTTCTTATGTATGCTTTACGCTATTATTGGCGAATTATGATTTTTGGCTCAGCTGTTAAACTATCGAAATTATTAAGGAATAAACTCTATCATCATTTCACAACAATGTCCCAATCCTTTTATCAAAAGAAGCGGGTCGGTGATTTGATGGCACACGCAACAAATGATCTTCAGGCTATTCAGCAAACAGCCGGGGCAGGCGTATTGACACTTGTGGATTCATTAGCAACTGGAGGATTTGTTATTATCGCCATGGCCGCAACAATTAGCTGGAAGCTTACTTTAATCAGTCTAATTCCGATGCCCCTCATGGCCATTTTAACAAGCTGGTACGGAACTATGCTTCATAAGCGTTTTCATAAGGCACAGGAGGCATTTTCTGCCTTAAATGATAAAACGCAGGAAAGTGTAACAGGGATTAAAGTGATCAAAACATTCGGTCAAGAGAACGAGGATATTGAGGACTTTAGGAAGCAATCCGAGGATGTTGTTAAAAAGAACATCTCTGTAGCTAGAGTTGATTCATTATTCGATCCCACCATATCTATTATAGTAGGTATTTCGTTTTTCCTATCCATTGCTTTTGGTGCAAAATTTGTACTAAACAATGAAATGACAATTGGTGAGCTAGTTTCGTTTACGACTTATTTAGGACTGCTTATTTGGCCAATGCTGGCATTTGGGTGGCTATTTAATATTGTCGAAAGAGGGCGTGCTTCAAATGACCGCGTTACCTCACTCCTTTCGGAAAAGGTTGATATTTATGATCTTCCTAACGCGTTAGAAGTCGTTCCAAGCGGGGATGTTGAATTTAATCTATCTAAATTTACATATCCAGAGGATAAGAAGCCTTTATTGAAGGATATCCATTTTACTTTAAAAAGAGGAGAAACATTAGGGGTCGTAGGTAGAACTGGTGCGGGTAAAACAACTTTATTAAAATTATTAATTCGTGAATTTGAAGGGTATGAAGGCTCGATCATGTTTGCTGGAAACCCATTAAGTCATTATCAAATTGATAAGCTAAGAGAAGCAATTGGCTATGTGCCACAGGACCATTTTTTATTTTCGGCAACCATTGCTGAAAATATTGCTTTTACAAAGCCACTTGCAGATATTGAAGAGATATATGCTGCTGCAAGGCTAGCAAATATTCATGACGATATTTTACTGTTCACAGATGGCTACGAAACGGTTGTCGGTGAACGTGGCGTGTCACTTTCTGGAGGGCAAAAACAGCGTATTTCTATTGCCAGGGCTCTACTAATGCAGCCCGAGGTATTGATATTGGATGATTCATTGTCGGCTGTTGATGCGAAAACGGAAGAAGCGATTTTATCTGCCTTAAGACAAGAACGTGAAGGAAAGACAACGATTATTACTGCCCATCGTTTAAGTGCCATTCAACATGCTAATCTTATTATTGTTCTTGATAACGGAAAAATTGTCCAACGGGGCACTCATGAGCAATTAATGTGTGAGAATGGCTGGTATAAAGAGATGTATTTACAACAGCAGCTAGAAGAATTGGTTGAGCAGGGAGGTTAG
- a CDS encoding ABC transporter ATP-binding protein encodes MDEIKGIEGKEQRKILFRLLSYTKPHMKTMVLAFSLLLLTTIGDVLGPILIKIFIDDHLRPGNLEFEPLFALGAAFIGIQIMNVLVSYFQLLKFQEIALKIIQQLRVDVFTKVQKLGLRFFDKTPAGSIVSRVTNDTEAIKDMFVSVIVTFIQGAFLLAGIFIAMFILNVRLALFCLIILPILFYIMQTYRRYSSIFYQDMRERLSQLNAKLSESLQGMSIIQVFRQEKRLRQEFGNINEEHYHAGMKNIKIDSLLLRPAIDLVYVFALIMILSFFGITSFNSPIEIGVIYAFISYLDRFFEPVNQMMMRLSMYQQAIVAASRVFKLVDETELSPEQPENAKKQIQEGEIEFRNVSFSYDGKRDILKNISFTAKPGETVALVGHTGSGKSSIINLMMRFYEFERGEIFIDGQSIKSYSKEELRVKMGLVLQDPFLFFGTIKDNIRLHNHELSDQEIVDAAQFVQAHAFIEKLDNGYNQQVVERGSTFSSGQRQLIAFARTIAANPKILVLDEATANIDTETEEAIQFALEKMRKGRTTIAIAHRLFTIQDAELILVLHQGEIVERGSHQELLAKQGLYHKMYLLQNSSGEKVGDVV; translated from the coding sequence ATGGATGAAATAAAGGGAATAGAAGGAAAGGAACAGAGGAAGATTCTTTTTCGACTTCTGTCCTACACAAAGCCTCATATGAAAACGATGGTCCTAGCCTTTAGTCTGCTGCTATTGACAACAATTGGCGATGTTTTAGGGCCGATATTAATTAAAATTTTCATTGATGACCATTTAAGACCCGGAAATCTAGAATTTGAACCTCTATTTGCATTAGGGGCAGCCTTTATTGGGATTCAAATCATGAATGTCCTTGTTTCTTATTTTCAATTGCTGAAATTTCAGGAGATCGCCTTAAAGATTATTCAACAGCTTCGTGTAGACGTTTTTACGAAGGTCCAGAAGCTTGGGCTGAGGTTTTTTGATAAAACACCTGCTGGCAGTATCGTCTCAAGGGTAACCAATGATACAGAAGCAATAAAGGATATGTTTGTCAGTGTGATTGTAACGTTCATTCAAGGGGCATTTCTTTTAGCGGGTATTTTTATTGCCATGTTTATATTAAATGTTAGACTCGCTTTATTTTGTTTAATAATCCTGCCAATCCTGTTTTATATCATGCAGACTTATAGAAGGTATAGCTCTATTTTTTATCAGGATATGAGGGAGAGGCTGAGTCAGCTTAATGCGAAGTTAAGTGAGTCATTGCAAGGCATGTCAATCATTCAAGTTTTCCGCCAAGAAAAACGGCTAAGACAGGAATTTGGAAACATTAATGAAGAGCACTATCATGCAGGGATGAAAAATATTAAAATTGATAGTCTGTTATTACGTCCAGCTATTGATTTAGTGTATGTTTTTGCATTAATCATGATATTAAGCTTTTTTGGAATTACTTCATTCAACAGCCCAATCGAAATCGGAGTTATCTATGCATTTATCAGTTATTTAGATCGTTTCTTTGAGCCTGTTAATCAAATGATGATGAGACTTTCCATGTACCAGCAGGCCATTGTCGCAGCATCGAGGGTATTTAAGCTTGTTGATGAAACAGAGCTTTCCCCGGAACAGCCGGAGAACGCCAAAAAGCAAATTCAGGAGGGGGAAATTGAATTTCGCAATGTAAGCTTTTCCTATGATGGAAAGAGAGACATTTTGAAGAATATTTCATTTACAGCTAAACCTGGAGAAACTGTTGCCCTAGTAGGACACACAGGAAGTGGTAAGAGCTCAATTATTAATCTCATGATGCGTTTCTATGAATTTGAAAGAGGAGAGATCTTTATTGATGGACAGTCAATCAAATCCTATAGCAAGGAAGAGCTAAGGGTTAAAATGGGATTAGTTCTTCAGGATCCATTCCTTTTTTTCGGTACAATAAAAGATAATATTCGACTTCATAACCATGAACTAAGTGATCAAGAAATCGTGGATGCAGCCCAATTTGTGCAGGCCCATGCTTTCATAGAAAAATTAGATAATGGCTATAATCAGCAGGTGGTAGAAAGAGGGTCTACCTTTTCAAGTGGACAAAGACAGCTAATCGCTTTCGCTAGAACGATTGCTGCAAATCCAAAAATACTCGTATTGGATGAAGCGACCGCTAATATTGATACAGAAACGGAAGAAGCAATTCAGTTTGCTTTAGAAAAAATGCGAAAAGGGAGAACGACAATTGCCATTGCCCATCGCCTTTTTACGATTCAAGATGCAGAGTTAATCCTCGTCCTGCACCAGGGAGAAATTGTCGAGAGAGGAAGCCATCAAGAGCTTCTGGCAAAACAAGGTTTATATCATAAAATGTATTTATTGCAGAATAGTTCGGGAGAAAAAGTGGGAGATGTCGTATAA
- a CDS encoding aspartyl-phosphate phosphatase Spo0E family protein, translating into MSNKDLLNLIEQKRLELIQVAMKNGLASSTAIKYSQELDHLLNEYHRKLSQKIPTH; encoded by the coding sequence GTGTCTAACAAAGATTTACTCAATTTAATTGAACAGAAAAGACTTGAACTGATACAAGTGGCGATGAAAAATGGCTTAGCCTCGTCCACGGCCATCAAATACAGCCAAGAACTTGATCATTTGCTGAATGAGTATCACCGAAAGCTTAGCCAAAAAATACCTACACATTAA